In the Papio anubis isolate 15944 chromosome 3, Panubis1.0, whole genome shotgun sequence genome, ctgaggcctccccagaagccaagcaaaagccactctgcttcctgtatagcctgcaaaaccatgaggCAAGTAAACCACttgtcttcataaattactcccaggtatttctttatagcagtgaaagaacagactaataaactAACCAAAGGTAGCTAtttctgaaaaggaagaaaaatatgtgaaaagcttgggaacctttttttttgagggagtaaTGTAGAAAACTTTCTCTGGTTTTGCTAGGTaattagacatccagatacaaaaAGTTCAAAGCATATCTGGAAGATGCACTGCAAGATGTGCAAGATGAACTTCTTCAAGACCTATAGTTATATCATACTATCCAAAGTCAAcatgaaggtaaaaaaaaatcctaaaagcagcaagagagaagtgtCTAAATACTTTATAATGGAAaaaccatcagactaacagcagtcTTCTCCGTAGAAATCTTATAAGCCAGAACAGATCAGAGgactatttttaatattaataaactaaaacaaTTGCCAGGCAGTAATTTTGTATCTTCACAAACTAAGCTTCCAAAATGAAGGATAaatacagtcttttccagacaagaaATGATAAGAGAATTTTTCACCACTAGACCAAACCTgcaagaaatactaaaaggagttctaaacatgaaaacaaatgagTGATACAATCATAAAGCACATGAATGTACAAAATTCACAAATCATATAATGTACAATTATGTAAAGCACAAAAATACACAATTGAGACTATAAAGCCACTAGGTAAAAATTACCATTATTACAGGAACAAAGTCTCAtatctcaatattaacattgaatgcaaatgaaataaatactctACTTAAAAGGTATAGACTAGCagattgcattaaaaaaaacctAGATCTAATGATGTGCTTCTTACAAGAAACCCTCCTAATGATAAAGACCTTTACAGATTTAAAGTAAATGagtgaaaaagatattccatgcaagcagaaaacaaaaacaagcaggagGAACTgtttttatatcagataaaacagactttaaatcaacaacagttaaaaaagatgaaaaagtcactatataatgatgaAAGTATCAATTCAACAATAAGATATTATGTACCTAAATATATACATGCCTAACACTGGAGTAGCCAGGTTCTTAAAACAAATACCACCTAACataagaaaagagatataaaaataagacaataatagtaggagactatAACATCCCAATGATGGTAATAGAAAGATCATTAAGgcagaaaatcaaaaaaagaaatgacttaaacTGGACTCTGGactaaatggacctaatagacctTTACATAAGATTCTACTCAACGAATGcaaaatgcatttttctcatcttttcatgGAACTTATCCAAAATAGACCATATATTTGGCCATAAAGCATGTctcaataaagttaaaaaaaactaagATTTATATTAGATACCTactcagactacagtggaatgaaactagaagTCAACAGTAAGACAaactctcaaaaccatacaaatataTGGAAGTTAAACAATTTGCTCCTGAACATTCTttgggtaaaaaataaaattagctaggtgcagtggctcatgtttgtaatcccagcactttgggaggccaaggagggtggatcacttgaagttgagggcaggagtttgagatcaacctggccaacatggtgaaaccatatctctactaaaaatacaaaaattagctggtcatggtggcgcacACAGCGGGTGGAgttcacagtgagctgagatgatgctgctgtactctagtctggacaacagagcaagaacctgtctcaaaaaaaaagaagaaagaaaagataaataaagtgaaaaaatcaaaatgcatttcgaaaggaatgaaaacagagaaacagcatatcaaaatatctcggatacagcaaaagcagtgctaaaagaaaagtatatagcattaaatgcctatatcaaaaagatgaaaagatttaaaattcaAGTGATGAACCTTggggaactagaaaaacaagaaaaaatcaagCTCAaagttaacaggaaaaaaataacagagattAGACCAGAATTAATGATATTGACACAAAAAGCATGAagcaaagaatcaacaaaacagaaagctgattttctgaaaagataaacaaaatcagtaAACGACTAActatattaacaaagaaaaaagaagatccaaataagagCAAACGTGAATGATAAATGCAACATTACAACTGGTAACATAGAAATAACAAAACATCATCAGAACTACTATGAATATCTCTATGTGCCCAATGAGAAAAACTAAAGGACTGATAAAGTTctggaaacatacaccctcccacTTTTGAGccaactagaaataaaaatccttaacagaccaataatgagtaatggaattcaatcagtaataaaaacaatctaccaaaaaataaataaataaataaataagctcaaTACCAAATGAGTTCACGGCCAAAAAGAGTTCGTACCACtcttcctgaaactattccaaaatattaaggaggaaggactcctccctaaggAATTATATAAAACCatcatcatcctaataccaaaatcagtcAAGtacacaacaataaaataaaactacaggccaatatccctaatgaatatGGATGCAATAATCAACAAAATCACAGTGAATTGAATTCAATAGTACTTCTAAAAGATAATTCACTACAATCAAGTGGATTTTATTATGGGGATGTAAGGATGgctaaacatacaaaatcaataagtgtgattcaccacatgaatacaattaaaaaaaaaaaaagtatgatcacttcaatagatgcaagaaagcattagataaaatcgaacatcccttcatgttaaaactcCAGAACAAATGAGGCATCAAATAaatatgcctcaaaataataatagccatatATGGCAGATCCAGAGTGAACATTGTATTGAATGGTGGAAAGTTAAAATCATTCACACTAAGcactgaaagaaaacacagattcTATGTTCATgagtcctattcaacatagtactggaaatacTAGTCATAGCAATCACCaagagaaagataagaaagagaaGGCTTCCACATTagataaaaagtcaaattatctctgttcatgAATGATACAATCTTATACTTAGAAAATTCCAAAGACTCTGCAAAAGACTAATAGATCTGACTTCAGtgaagtttctggatacaaaatcaacttacaaaaatcAGTACCAATTTACACACCAACAATGTTCAAGCCGACAGACAAATCAACAACTtaatatcatttacaatagctacaaatatgaataaatgtaatacatagGAATAGATTTAACAAAGAAGGTGAAATAtctttacaaggagaactacTTGAATGAAAACACCAATGAAAGAGATATAGATgacacaagaaagagaaaaacttttcACTATTAttgattgaaagaataaatatcattaaaatggccatatgcTCATAGTGATATATACATTCACCACGACTCCTATCAAATTATCAATGTTGTTTTccacataattagaaaaagtaTTCTTCAAACTCATATGAAACCAAGAAGAGCCCAaaaagccaaagcaattctaagccaaaacaacaaagctggagtcattacattatccaacttcaaattatacagaAAAGCTATATTAACTAACACAGCATGGCAGTGGTAGAAATATAGGCATATATATCACTGTAACAGTATAGAGAACCCATCAATAAAGCAACACACCTACAATCAACCAGTCTTTGACAAAGTCGTCAAATAtaaacactggggaaaggatatcCTGTTCAATAAGTAATGCTGAGAAAATTGTATAGCCATACGCAGAacaaaactggacccctacctctcaacgtatataaaaattaaataaagaaaatggataaatattttaaacttcagacctcaaactacaaaattcctagaggaaaatctaggaaacactcttctggacattgacctaggcaaagaattcatgacttaaaagcaaatgcaacaaaacaaaaataaacaaatggagtttaattaaattgaaaaacttctgtgaggcaaaagaaataattaaaagaataaacagataacctacagaatgggagaaaatacctCCAAACtgtatctgacaaaagactagcAGTCAGAatttataagaaactcaaacacttcaaaaaagaaacaacaaataactctgttaaaaagtaggcaaaggacataaacagtcatttctcaaaagaagatatattagTGGCCAAGACacatatgaaaatatactcaatataactaatcatcagagaaatgcaaattaaaaccacaatgacataccatcttaacaacagttagaatggctattattaaaatgtcaaaaaatacgttgatgaggatacagagaaaagggaacacttatacactgttggtgggaatgtaaattagtacaatttctatgaaaaacagtatggtgatttctcaaagaactaaaagtataactAATTTAACTCATCAATCCACCTACTAGGTTCtaccagaaggaaaagaaatcattgtatcaaaaagacaccttcactcctatgtttattgcagcaatattcacagtagccaagtcagaaaatcaactgaagagtccatcaatgaatgattggattaaaaaatgtgctatatacatattatgaaatactacacagttgtaaaaaacagaaataaaaaagttttttgcagcaacatagattgagctggaggccattatcctaattACAAGAGCTcagggtaaaaataaataaataaataaatacccaggaacagaaaatcaaatactgcatgttcttccCTATGAATGGGAGCTAAATAaagggtacacatggacatataaAGGGTAATAATAGAAACTTGGAACTCCAAAGTGGGGAGATTTGGAGACAGGATGAGttggaaaattatctttttagtACTGATAGATGCAGGATGCAGATAAGGGAGGGTTCTGAGAAAATCTCTGACCCACGCCACAAGTGTTTACATCAGATACTTTTGTGAGGATGAGGGAACCTGCCCAGGGCCTTGTCTGGGCATTGCCATAACAGACTAGGAGCCCTCTTGTGCACTGGGAGAATAGTAGAGAGCAGCAGGGAATTCATACATTATGCAGTGGGGAGGAGCGTGGCCTCTTCAGCTCCTGTGTAGTGGCCTGGTATTCAATCTGCGAGGTGGGAGAACATTGGTAGGACactctatttctttgctgagagttttctttccttttaataaattctGCTCTCCTCACATTTTCAGTATGGTCACATGTCTAATTTTTCCTGGTTGTGAGACAAGAACCCGGATTTTAAGTGAGGTAAAGAGCAAAAATTCTGCCTCAGTGCAATGTTTACCATTCAAGGGATGGGCATACTAAAAGCCCAGAGTTtacacacaatatatccatgtaacaaaactttACATGCACCCTTTAAATCCATTTAAAACAACGTGTGATGCCAAGATTCAATGTATTTCCAAATGGTACTACTTTATTATCTGATTTACCTGATCATTTCAAGAAGTTTGAAGTAATAGAACTCTGCTTGGCCTTCATCATTACAGTTTATAAAGACAGTCTATGCTTGTTTGCCTTTacttagaaaaaacaaatcaGTGGTGCACAAGGGTAGTGCCACAAGAGTTTACAGAACCCTTCATAGTTTTCCCAGACACTGCATCAGAACCTAGTAACAGTACAGTCCTTAAAATTCTATGCTCATTCTGTGTGTCTATGACCAAGCGTTATCCTATCCCACTAAATAGTTCCCCAAAATTGACTCTGTTTACCTATTACAACTCACACAGTAAAGGCACACGGtttcaaaaaaaatcttcagCTTTCAAGAAAAAACATTCCACTCTTTGAAACGTGACTTCACTGCTAAAGTGATTTCCTCTCTCACCTCAGAGGATAAAAACTATTCAAAGTAGCCTTGGCCAACAAGCAAAAGACAATTGAGAGGGTTTCTTAGATTTATAGAATATTACAGATCCTAggtttcaaacttttctttcctttttttttttttttttaattgagattgagtttcactcttgtttcccaggctggagtgcaatggcacaatctcagctcactgcaacctccgcttcctaggttcaagcgattttcctgcctcagcctcccgagtagctgggattacagccgctcttcaccacgcccagccaaatttcttgtatttttagtaaagatggggtttcaccatgctgaccacgctggtctcaaactcctaacctctggtgatctacccatctcagcctcccaaagtgttgagatcataggtgtgagccaccatgccggccagTTCTAAACGTTTCTTAATGTATTTTGCCATTATATAAACCTACTAAAAACAGAGTATTAGAGCTTTGGTCTTGGCTTTTAGCCAAATAAATTTCATCTTATAACAACCCTTGGGTTTCACACTTGCAAATTACACTAAACCTTTTACCttgtttatttataaacataacaATCAGACATTAACAGATTTTACCCAAGAAACTTGTGGGAAAACCTAGGTCCATTACATAGCCTGCAGTAAGACCTATGAACTAAGACACACCCTAATTGTTTCCAAACAGTAACAACAATCACCAGTCACCAAGTAGATAAAAGCTTCATCTGAGTTGGTTTTGTAAAATAATCTTAATTTACAATCTCAcattctataaatgtctgttaaatTCCAAATATATTCAACAATTGTCAGTAAGTAGtctaacatcttttttctttcttttttttttttttaaaaaaaagacatttattcagcgtCACGATCAGACTATTACATTGAGCAATCAACAGCAtgggtgccaaaaaaaaaaaaaatctacattaaaaccctttgttggaatgctttacactttccacagaacagaaactaaaataacctgttatacaattagtcacaaatacagtcctcgagttttttgcccatacacatgagtatttgtctaaaacatgtcttctttgtagcagctaggccctgccaccactgtgattggctgagttcacaaatctgttgtaacctgtagcttccctgtcacttctctggctctcctctcctgctaagctttgtttcctaattaaaatcttctgccactgccatagctactgctgctgctggaacCGCCATAGCCACCTTGGTTTCGTGGTTTTGCAAAGTATTGGCCTCCACCGCCATAGGGGCCACAGCTTCTGCCTCCAAAATTTCCTCCCTTCATGGGTCCAAAATTTGAAGACTGATTGTTGTAATTGCCAAAATCATTGTAgcttccaccacctccaaaattgcttccacTACCACCGCCAAAGCCGCCTCTGCCTCTGTTGTTATAGCTGTCATAGTTGCCACTCCTGCCATAGCCACTGCCCTGGTTTCCATAACCCTGTCCACCACTTCCATAGCTTCTGCTTCCTCCAGAGTAACCAGGGTCGCCTCCTCCATAACCACCATCATTACCAAATCCATTAtagccatccccactgccaccataTCCACCAAAACCATGGTTGCCACCAAAGCCACCACGACCACTGAAGTTTCCTCCACGACCGAAGTTGTCATTCCCACCGAAACCACTTCCACGACCACCACCAAAGTTTCCAGAACCACTTCGACCTCTTTGGCTGGATGAAGTACTAGCCATCTCTTGCTTTGATAGGGCTTTCCTAACTTCACAGTTGTGGCCATTCACAGTATGGTATTTCTGAATGACAGTCTTATCCACGGAGTCATGGTCGTCAAAGGTTACAAAGGCAAAGCCCCTTTTCTTGCCACTGCCTCGGTCAGTCATGATTTCAATCACTTCAATTTTCCCATACTGTTCAAAATAATCTCTTAggtgatgttcttcagtgtcttctttaatgccaccaacaaatatctttttcacagTTAAGTGGGCACCTGGTCTTTGAGAATCTTCTCTTGAGACAGTTCTCTTTGGTTCCACAACTCTTCCGTCCACCTTGTGTGGCCTTGCATTCATAGCTGCATCCACCTCCTCCACAGTggcatatgtgacaaacccaaagcccctGGAACGCTTGGTGTTTGGATCTCTCATTACCACACAGTCCGTGAGCATTCCCCATTGCTCAAAATGGCTCCTCAGGCTCTCATGGGTTGTTTCAAAACTCAACCCTTCAATGAAGAGCTTTCTCAGCGGTTCGGACTCTTTAGGAGACTCTGACTTAGACATGACGGCAGGGAGAAGTGAGACTTTAACGATGCTTCTTCGGCGGCGTCCACGGGCAGAAAGGCGTAGTCTAACATCTTATAAAATTATCCGACTCCTTCTAATCCCCATCTAAAATGCCACAATCTACTTAATTCTACTACTCTATTGCCTCTGCCTGATGATGGTAAAGGCCACAGCTGTGTAAGTACGGTATCTGAAACAGTGGACCCTCATGTGGGTTTATGAGATACTCCACTGAGTTAATACTTTTTGTTAATAGGACCTATTCCAAAAACTCAAAAGAGAAATATCAGACAGGATACACTGTTACCACCCAAAATGAGctaataggaaaaaatgaaacaaacaaaaaaaacttctttaaatcaTCTCAATCCACAGTGCTTTTTGCCCTCTCCAGAGCTTGTTATATAGCTAAgaacaagtcaataaatatttatacagacAACAGATATACTTTTAGAATGATAACATATTTTGACATAATATAAAATCATCAAGGGCTTCTCACTTCTAGTCATACCCTATCAGAAATAGACACCATGTTAGATAATTTTTTCCACTATCCTGTTACCATCACAAATTACTTAAATTAAAGCTCATACCAATAAAACTCAGCCTAAATATCAAGAAAGTTCTTAAACAATTTTTTCTGCTAAATCAGCTAGGACTAAAACTGTCAGGATATGCAATCTAAATGAACTTCATAAGATTACAATAATTCAACTTCTTTGTAAAAATCTGCTTAAGAAATAGAATAatacacattatttaaaaaaaagaaaattggtatcTACAAAAGTATAAATTTAATGTTAAATGTAGAGTCACAGAAAGCCAGGATAGCCACCTGTCCTTTCTGTCTTTAAAGCTTCCATCATTAAAACTCTACATTCCACAACTCATCATAAAACAGACACaattattcaaattatatttaataattaatagaaTAGTCCAAATTTCGAAAATGGCTTATAACCAATATTTGATTTGCTAAACTCATAATCCCCCCAAAAAACTACACTTCAAATGGTATATATCTACTGTCTAATGAATCATTTACACATGTACAGAGAGACTTCTTCCGGTTGCCCCCCTCAATGGCATATTGGTATATTCCTATGATTATATATCTTCTGGTTGGGTAAAGGCTTTCCATACAAAAAAGCCAATCCTGTGACAATAgcctaaaattattaaaacttgcCTATTTTATGAGATATTCCTAAAAATAATCTCCGGCGATGGGCAACTCATTTTACTAGACAAGTTATAAAACAGTTAAATAAGGTGTTACAAACACAATGACACTATCATTGTCCTTATCACGCTCAGTATtctaaaaaggttaaaaatatggCATCTTAAAACTAACATTCACAAAGTTAATCAATTAGGTTGCCTTGGCCAAAGATACGATCATCAGCTTTAATGATGATCAAATTCACtcccactaaaaaaaaaactaagtaaagATCTTAAAAAGTAGGTCCCCCTGAAAGGGTTATACCTCTAGTAATAGAATCCAATAAAGGGCTCTCACTAAAAAGGCTGTACCTCTAATTATAGAACCTTATTTATCTCCCAATCTCCTAAACTCTAATGTACTACAGTCCTTTGCTACATTTTGCCAAACTATACTttcacaaggagaaaaaaaaatcaaaatacactGACTAAAGACATTCAAATCCTCCAACGTCTGAAACCTGGAGATTAGGTCATCTAAAAATGACATCAGAATAAGGCTGCCCTTAAACCACATTTAGAGGAACCACATCAAGTTCTTCTGACCAACCACACTACAGTAAATCTTCAGAACCATAAGCTTTGGGTCCACCTCTCACAACTCCAAAGGGCCCTTCAGACTCCTAAAACTATACACCTCTTTGAGACTTTAAgataaaattaaccaaaaatttCCTCCCAGAAGCAGACGGCATCCTAGATGTGGACGGCTTTCTCAAAATCATAGATCAAGATCTGTCACCATAAAAAACTAcactttttgtgtttgtttcctttctctcttaaaaaaaatccattggaGTATAATTGGTGAATATCTTCAGCTAGAACTTATGCTGTAGTATACAACTAGAATAGCTGTTAGGTTTAcgaatcaatataaaaaaatcaaaattccacTAATGCCAATGTCCCTTCACATTACCAATGAGAGTCACTCTAaaactctgaaataaataaataaataaatagctatcATTAATATTATAAACATCACTGCAACTTGTTTTCCTTTGTTCACTAAAACAACACTAacttttccaattaaaaattttgttaccatatatatttaaatatatagttatatatatatttatatacatagttttaaaaacttgttatcaaatatatacatttatttttgttttatatataatatatattatatattgttaaatatttttgtataatatacagttatataaatatttacatataatatatttatatatataaaacaggtaaaatacataaatagaaatattttataactatataatattatatatcatattagAGTGATAGagacatatatagacatatatcaggcttatatatattatattatatatattatatatcatgcATATATGGATAGACATGggcttatatatataatattatatatttacaattcaagtatatattatatatttatattttgtatatatttatttatatcatatataaaatatataatacatcacatatttaaaacaatatataacatatacattaacatatataacatataaatataaaacataatatataaatatatgatataaatacatataaaacaaatatataatataatatatactattacatattataattatatataatatataattttatatattatattatttatttatattatatatttattataatatatattacatttttatatcatatatttatatatttatatatgatataattatataatacatataatatataacacataatatataatatgtatataattaaaatggtatagcaatacattatatattatattatttatattattatattatatctataactatattttatttataatattgtatattataaataataaaatacataataatctATATAGTTGATATGTGTGATacatacattataatatataattataaatatgtaatatatatgacatcatcatatatgttatatattatatattatatttatttatatatttacacattattttatatatatttatatatctatgtaatatataattatatatttattatagtatatatagtataataaatatgtaatttattttattaaatatttattatatgatatataatagtatatatttatgtaatatattttattatatatttatatacttatatattttttatgtattttatatataataaatatatgataaatataaattaatatttgtatattattatatgttacatataatatatttatatattttatatatttatatactacattgatatatgaatatataatatgcatataatatatgatattatatacatattatattacatatattgcatatatgtaatattatataattatattattatatataatataaaatataataatatgtaactatatataatataatatataataatacataactatatataatataatatataattcacTCCCACTAGAAAAACTAAGTGAAGATCTTATAAAATAGGTCCCACTGAAAAGGCTATACCTCTAGTTATAGAACCCAATAAAGGGCTTTCACTAAAAAGGCTGTACCTCTAATTATAgaattatagatatatataattatagatatattatctataatatatcTAGCTAGATTATAGAATTAtagatatattatatactatatattatataattattatataatatataaatataatataaatatataaaagtatatactataatattatatattatatatagaaaacaaaataaataaatatatatatatatatttggtaacaaggttttaaaactaatttaaatttacaaCTGACAAGGTTATAAAACTAATACAAGTGGTGACTACAAAAAGTACATTGTGCTTTCCGATGTCACCCACTGAAGACTTAAAAACTGCCTGTATGGATATAAACAATTACTTATACTATGTTGCTAGGAATAGGGTCTCTTTTTACTAAAATTGGTTATACAATCTTACAACCTACTATAAATGATCACAAAAAGTGCATTTATCAGTAAGCTTTTTTCCAGAGGGATACAGATGTATGGGCAAACAAATCTAACTGACCTCTATCAAATATAACTAGGTGTCCTCTTCTAGATGCTCAGAAGACTTATATTTGTTCTGTGGAGAATATACTTATTTTGCCTCCTTGTTGGTTTGGATCTTGCTATTTGGCTTAACTTGCTCCTGCCTTTAAAATAACTTTCCCTATACATTCTCATAAAAGCTTCTATGAGCAGAGGAT is a window encoding:
- the LOC110742258 gene encoding heterogeneous nuclear ribonucleoprotein A1-like isoform X1 — encoded protein: MSKSESPKESEPLRKLFIEGLSFETTHESLRSHFEQWGMLTDCVVMRDPNTKRSRGFGFVTYATVEEVDAAMNARPHKVDGRVVEPKRTVSREDSQRPGAHLTVKKIFVGGIKEDTEEHHLRDYFEQYGKIEVIEIMTDRGSGKKRGFAFVTFDDHDSVDKTVIQKYHTVNGHNCEVRKALSKQEMASTSSSQRGRSGSGNFGGGRGSGFGGNDNFGRGGNFSGRGGFGGNHGFGGYGGSGDGYNGFGNDGGYGGGDPGYSGGSRSYGSGGQGYGNQGSGYGRSGNYDSYNNRGRGGFGGGSGSNFGGGGSYNDFGNYNNQSSNFGPMKGGNFGGRSCGPYGGGGQYFAKPRNQGGYGGSSSSSSYGSGRRF
- the LOC110742258 gene encoding heterogeneous nuclear ribonucleoprotein A1-like isoform X2, which encodes MSKSESPKESEPLRKLFIEGLSFETTHESLRSHFEQWGMLTDCVVMRDPNTKRSRGFGFVTYATVEEVDAAMNARPHKVDGRVVEPKRTVSREDSQRPGAHLTVKKIFVGGIKEDTEEHHLRDYFEQYGKIEVIEIMTDRGSGKKRGFAFVTFDDHDSVDKTVIQKYHTVNGHNCEVRKALSKQEMASTSSSQRGRSGSGNFGGGRGSGFGGNDNFGRGGNFSGRGGFGGNHGFGGYGGSGDGYNGFGNDGSNFGGGGSYNDFGNYNNQSSNFGPMKGGNFGGRSCGPYGGGGQYFAKPRNQGGYGGSSSSSSYGSGRRF